The Glandiceps talaboti chromosome 1, keGlaTala1.1, whole genome shotgun sequence genome has a segment encoding these proteins:
- the LOC144435063 gene encoding UDP-galactose translocator-like codes for MAGVSKTDPLASKPTTTTVNVDIEKQDPITVSSIVTPKSGSSSHLKYISLVVLVVQNASLILVMRYTRTVKGDMYFSTTAVVVTEFLKLSTCLVIIFIQRHGNFPAFCGYLHSNIIGKPVDTLKLAIPALAYTIQNNLLYVAISNLSAATFQVTYQLKILTTALFSVLLLQRSLSRVQWMSLVILFVGVAIVQVQPTDPSKQHTETGTEHTEQNPLLGLVAVIVSCLSSGFAGVYFEKILKGSSASIWLMNIQFGMYGTIIGLIGMWMKEGAAVQDKGFFFGYTSLVWFVVCWQAFGGLLVAVVVKYADNILKGFATSAAIIISTICAVYFFGFQINMQFTFGASLVIFAVYLYSRPKPSTGPLIGETKTSISTDKS; via the exons CCACTACTGTGAATGTGGATATTGAGAAGCAGGATCCTATTACTGTATCCTCTATAGTGACTCCAAAGTCAG GGTCATCAAGTCATTTGAAATACATAAGTCTGGTGGTCCTTGTTGTGCAAAATGCATCCCTTATTCTGGTTATGCGATACACAAGAACTGTTAAAGGAGATATGTACTTTTCAACAACAGCAGTGGTGGTCACAGAATTCCTGAAGCTGTCTACATGTTTAGTTATCATATTCATTCAGCGCCATGGTAACTTCCCTGCCTTTTGTGGGTATCTGCACAGTAATATTATAGGAAAACCTGTGGATACATTGAAATTAGCAATACCAGCATTGGCATACACTATTCAGAACAATCTGCTCTATGTTGCAATATCTAACTTGAGTGCAGCTACTTTCCAG GTAACATACCAGTTGAAGATATTGACTACAGCGTTATTTTCAGTGTTGTTGCTACAGAGAAGTTTGAGTCGTGTCCAGTGGATGTCACTTGTCATATTGTTTGTTGGCGTGGCCATTGTTCAGGTGCAGCCCACAGATCCCTCAAAACAACACACAGAAACAGGCACAGAACATACAGAACAAAACCCCCTTCTTGGACTTGTAGCTGTCATCGTTTCCTGCCTATCATCTGGCTTTGCTGGCGTTTATTTTGAGAAAATCCTTAAAGGTTCGTCTGCATCAATCTGGTTAATGAACATACAATTTGGCATGTATGGAACAATCATTGGTTTGATTGGAATGTGGATGAAAGAGGGTGCAGCAGTTCAAGACAAGGGGTTTTTCTTTGGATACACCAGCCTCGTCTGGTTTGTGGTATGTTGGCAAGCATTCGGTGGCCTTTTGGTTGCTGTAGTTGTGAAGTACGCTGACAATATACTGAAAGGTTTTGCCACATCAGCAGCTATTATCATATCTACAATTTGTGCTGTCTACTTCTTTGGCTTTCAGATCAACATGCAGTTTACATTTGGTGCAAGTTTAGTCATCTTTgctgtgtatttgtacagtagACCCAAACCAAGCACAGGTCCACTCATAGGTGAAACTAAAACAAGTATATCAACAGACAAATcgtaa